The Pedobacter cryoconitis genome includes a window with the following:
- a CDS encoding SusC/RagA family TonB-linked outer membrane protein, with product MKKLILSLFVFLSVAGVAVAQERTITGTVTSQEDKLPIPGVSVKLVGAPGGAVTGADGKFAVKAPSSVKSLQFSFIGYATQIVPLTSSSTVNISLASDSKGLNEVVVTALGLSRERKTLGYSSTQVSSEEINRAAPTNLAAGLQGKIAGVDISNTSGSPGGSSKVILRGFASIGGNNQPLYVVDGVPINNSRPGGESPVGSIGDLSDNYDFGNAANDINPNDIESISILKGAAASSLYGSRASSGVILITTKKGQSGKLKINFSTAASFTQVSIVPDMQDKYGQGWNKTDYIAENGSWGPKLDGMERGWGSIVDGVQQKQPFSAIKNNFRDAFDTGKEFNNTLSFSGGNDNSTFNVSYGNVYSDGILPGKNDTYKRNSLTLGGSTKYKALTISGSANYIGKNSRFVQTGQSTSGIGSSFYEDVLQIPVNYPIKSFKDYTAKYNNVNDYFSPFSQNPYYSVNENGSIFKSDRLYGNVDIKVKASDWLTLQFQQGADLNNISDKLFNAKNNPVAGSWAGGGNDEGYNRQASVGNVVEGAERYFEYDSKLNALFSKKISSDFDINGLVGMNFNDRGSRALYTGIENLAIPGFYNINNTANDPTSTNTESHRRIFGMYASAAIGYKGYAYLTLNARNDWSSTLPTASNSFFYPGANLAVVLSQAFDLSNAKISLLKLRAAYGQTGSDTDPYRIYNTLTRASIPLGYGNIIFPIGGVPGYSISNTLNNQNLKPEKSTETELGGEIKFFDNRLGIDVSYYNRVTNNQILPIDVSPSTGYIARVVNFGKVRNRGVEIAVTGIPVKTQDINWELGYTFSKNRNVVLELPDGLASVDLNSAYDAKFVAKVGRPLGVFEAPVQSFDPQGRVIVSDRGYPIVSGTNGEYGTSQRDFVMGFTNRFTYKDFTFSFTLDYRKGGVFYSGTADLLNFVGNDPKTLYNDRRTMIIPNSVKAVTGANGAVTYVENTTPISEANFNSLYYTTQGLATAYQNRILDKTFLKVRDITFSYALPKGVAKKIGSERATITAYGRNMFTWLPKGNRSIDPEVSNLGNDLASEFGEFRSGPSTKNFGLSLNITF from the coding sequence ATGAAAAAACTTATACTAAGTTTATTCGTATTCTTATCTGTTGCAGGAGTAGCTGTGGCACAAGAACGAACAATAACTGGTACAGTAACATCGCAGGAGGATAAATTACCTATCCCGGGTGTTAGTGTGAAATTAGTAGGAGCTCCGGGTGGAGCTGTTACCGGGGCTGATGGTAAATTTGCCGTTAAAGCACCTTCTTCTGTTAAATCGTTGCAGTTTTCATTTATTGGATATGCAACCCAGATTGTACCACTAACATCTTCATCAACTGTAAATATTTCGCTGGCAAGCGACAGTAAAGGATTAAATGAAGTGGTTGTTACAGCTCTTGGACTATCAAGAGAGCGCAAAACTTTAGGTTATTCTTCAACTCAGGTTAGTTCAGAAGAAATCAACAGGGCAGCACCTACGAATCTTGCAGCAGGTTTGCAGGGTAAAATTGCAGGTGTTGATATCTCTAATACTTCAGGCTCACCTGGTGGATCGAGTAAAGTTATCTTGCGTGGATTCGCATCAATTGGAGGTAATAATCAACCATTATATGTCGTAGATGGTGTGCCGATTAACAATTCACGTCCGGGAGGAGAATCTCCGGTTGGAAGTATTGGTGATCTGTCAGATAATTATGATTTTGGAAACGCAGCAAATGATATCAATCCAAATGATATTGAAAGTATCAGTATTCTAAAAGGAGCTGCGGCAAGTTCACTTTATGGTTCACGTGCATCAAGCGGTGTTATTCTAATTACAACTAAAAAAGGTCAGAGTGGAAAATTAAAAATCAATTTCTCTACGGCAGCATCTTTTACCCAGGTTTCGATCGTTCCTGATATGCAGGATAAATACGGACAAGGCTGGAATAAAACTGACTATATCGCAGAAAACGGAAGCTGGGGACCAAAATTAGATGGTATGGAAAGGGGCTGGGGATCAATTGTTGATGGTGTTCAGCAAAAACAGCCATTCTCTGCTATTAAAAACAATTTCAGAGATGCTTTTGATACAGGTAAAGAGTTTAACAATACTTTGTCATTTAGCGGTGGAAATGATAACTCTACCTTTAATGTATCTTATGGTAATGTTTATAGTGATGGAATTTTGCCAGGTAAAAATGATACTTATAAAAGGAATTCACTTACACTGGGTGGCTCAACGAAATATAAAGCGTTGACGATATCAGGTTCTGCAAATTATATCGGTAAAAACTCAAGATTTGTTCAAACAGGTCAGTCCACATCAGGTATTGGTTCTTCTTTTTATGAAGATGTTTTACAGATTCCTGTAAATTACCCTATCAAAAGCTTTAAAGACTATACTGCGAAATACAATAATGTAAATGATTACTTTTCTCCATTCTCTCAAAATCCATATTATTCAGTAAATGAGAACGGATCAATTTTCAAAAGTGACCGTCTTTATGGAAATGTGGACATCAAAGTAAAAGCTTCAGACTGGCTGACTTTACAATTCCAGCAGGGAGCTGATTTAAATAACATCAGTGATAAACTTTTCAATGCAAAAAACAATCCTGTTGCAGGAAGCTGGGCAGGCGGAGGAAACGACGAAGGGTATAACAGACAAGCGAGCGTAGGTAATGTTGTGGAAGGAGCTGAAAGATATTTTGAGTACGATTCTAAATTAAATGCACTGTTTTCTAAAAAAATTAGCAGTGATTTTGATATCAATGGTCTTGTGGGTATGAACTTTAATGACCGTGGATCAAGAGCTTTATATACTGGTATTGAAAATCTGGCTATTCCGGGATTTTATAATATCAACAATACGGCGAATGACCCTACCTCAACCAATACTGAATCACACAGAAGAATTTTCGGTATGTATGCTTCGGCAGCAATTGGCTACAAAGGTTATGCTTATTTAACATTGAATGCACGTAATGACTGGAGTTCAACACTTCCTACTGCATCAAACAGTTTCTTTTATCCGGGAGCTAACTTAGCTGTAGTCTTATCTCAGGCATTTGATTTGTCAAATGCTAAAATCAGCTTGTTGAAATTAAGAGCGGCGTATGGCCAGACTGGTAGTGATACAGATCCATACAGAATCTATAATACACTGACAAGAGCAAGCATTCCTTTAGGTTATGGAAACATTATCTTTCCTATTGGGGGTGTACCAGGATACTCGATCTCCAATACTTTGAATAATCAGAATTTAAAACCTGAAAAAAGTACAGAAACTGAGTTAGGTGGTGAGATCAAGTTTTTCGATAATCGTTTAGGAATTGATGTAAGTTATTATAACCGTGTAACCAATAATCAGATTCTACCAATTGATGTTTCTCCATCTACAGGTTATATTGCCAGAGTTGTAAATTTTGGTAAGGTTAGAAACAGAGGTGTTGAGATTGCAGTTACAGGGATTCCTGTAAAAACTCAGGACATTAACTGGGAACTTGGTTATACCTTCAGCAAAAACAGAAACGTTGTTTTGGAATTGCCAGATGGATTGGCCTCAGTAGATCTTAACTCAGCTTATGATGCTAAATTTGTGGCTAAAGTTGGAAGACCATTAGGTGTTTTTGAAGCTCCTGTTCAAAGCTTTGATCCTCAGGGAAGAGTAATTGTATCAGATAGAGGTTATCCTATTGTATCAGGCACAAATGGTGAATATGGTACTTCACAACGTGATTTTGTGATGGGCTTTACCAACAGATTTACTTATAAAGACTTTACATTCTCCTTTACTTTAGATTATAGAAAAGGTGGTGTCTTCTATTCAGGTACCGCAGATTTGTTAAACTTTGTGGGTAATGATCCTAAAACGCTTTATAACGACAGACGTACCATGATTATTCCAAATTCAGTAAAAGCTGTTACTGGTGCGAACGGTGCTGTTACTTATGTTGAAAATACAACGCCGATTTCTGAAGCAAACTTCAATTCTTTGTATTATACTACTCAGGGACTTGCAACTGCTTATCAGAACAGGATTTTGGACAAAACGTTCTTAAAAGTAAGAGATATCACGTTCTCATATGCTTTACCTAAAGGTGTAGCTAAGAAAATTGGTTCTGAAAGAGCAACCATTACTGCTTACGGAAGAAACATGTTTACTTGGTTACCTAAAGGGAATCGTTCTATTGACCCGGAAGTATCAAACTTGGGTAATGATCTTGCAAGTGAATTCGGTGAATTCAGATCAGGGCCTTCTACCAAGAACTTTGGACTTTCTTTAAACATAACTTTTTAA
- a CDS encoding SusD/RagB family nutrient-binding outer membrane lipoprotein yields MKKIFNNKLAVFSLLVLTLGCKKTLDINQSPNNPPIESATMEVLFPSAVMSTASRVGGDLSIVGGMWAQFWTQNNNSSQFRTVDVYDLPSASQYVDGPYSALFSGGLFDYSLGLSKAAEAKNWRYNLMYTVMKAYTYEVLVDLYDKVPYTEAFQINTILQPKFDDGYTIYQGLIKEIDAALAKDYKTGPWTAEQKATDFVFGKTAAQFDNWEKFANTLKLKMYLRMVNAKPAEAEAGIRALYAANAKFLDVPAQVDLFVSSPNKSNPFYEYNFRRLNTPDNLKASATFTSWLDANADPRAEAYFGVENPVPSINQGDYLGGPAHPEYNDAVNVVVNATDPVPFISLAESYFMQAEVSERYFGGANALTLYNQGVAAAFAQVGITPDATILATYAYPATGNFETKLEAIITQKWASFFGSHGLEAFFEQNRTGYPKTSTIYSDEPGYIPGQIVYTPNGVTGEGNFPRRFVFPDSEVRRNTNTPAKVPLTTKVWWGK; encoded by the coding sequence ATGAAAAAAATATTTAATAATAAATTAGCAGTGTTTTCTTTGTTAGTCCTTACGCTTGGATGTAAGAAAACATTAGATATAAATCAAAGTCCTAATAATCCACCCATTGAATCTGCTACAATGGAGGTGTTATTCCCTTCGGCTGTAATGTCCACTGCGAGCAGGGTTGGTGGAGATCTGTCTATTGTCGGCGGTATGTGGGCACAATTCTGGACACAAAATAATAACTCAAGCCAGTTCAGAACTGTCGATGTTTATGATTTGCCGAGTGCTTCTCAATATGTAGATGGTCCATATAGTGCGCTTTTCTCTGGAGGATTATTCGATTATTCACTAGGTTTGTCTAAAGCTGCTGAAGCTAAAAACTGGAGATATAATTTGATGTATACTGTAATGAAAGCATATACTTATGAAGTTCTGGTTGATTTATATGATAAGGTTCCCTATACAGAAGCTTTCCAGATCAATACAATTCTTCAGCCTAAGTTTGATGATGGATATACGATTTACCAGGGCTTAATTAAAGAAATCGATGCTGCACTGGCTAAAGATTATAAGACTGGCCCATGGACTGCAGAGCAGAAAGCTACAGATTTTGTTTTCGGAAAAACGGCAGCACAGTTTGATAACTGGGAAAAATTTGCCAATACTTTAAAGTTAAAGATGTATCTGCGTATGGTGAATGCAAAACCAGCTGAGGCCGAAGCAGGAATCAGAGCATTATATGCGGCTAACGCTAAGTTTTTAGATGTTCCGGCGCAGGTTGATCTTTTTGTTTCCTCTCCAAATAAGAGTAATCCTTTTTATGAGTACAACTTTAGAAGGTTAAATACACCGGATAACTTAAAAGCAAGTGCAACTTTTACAAGTTGGTTAGATGCGAATGCTGACCCAAGAGCTGAGGCTTACTTTGGGGTTGAGAATCCTGTACCTTCAATTAATCAGGGTGATTATCTTGGAGGCCCTGCGCATCCAGAGTATAATGATGCTGTAAATGTTGTCGTAAATGCAACGGACCCGGTTCCTTTTATCTCTCTTGCTGAATCATATTTTATGCAAGCGGAGGTATCAGAACGCTATTTTGGTGGAGCAAATGCATTAACTCTGTATAATCAGGGTGTTGCAGCAGCCTTTGCACAAGTCGGTATTACTCCTGATGCGACTATTTTAGCTACTTATGCTTATCCGGCAACTGGTAACTTTGAAACTAAATTAGAAGCTATTATTACTCAGAAATGGGCATCGTTCTTTGGTTCTCATGGATTAGAAGCATTTTTTGAGCAGAACCGTACTGGCTACCCAAAAACAAGTACAATCTATTCTGATGAGCCTGGTTATATTCCAGGTCAGATTGTATATACTCCAAATGGGGTAACCGGAGAGGGAAATTTCCCAAGACGTTTCGTTTTTCCGGATAGTGAGGTGAGGAGAAATACAAATACACCTGCGAAAGTTCCATTGACCACGAAAGTTTGGTGGGGTAAATAG
- a CDS encoding M14 metallopeptidase family protein, with protein sequence MKKITLLFLSLFICLTAIQAQIKSPDTFLGYPLGTRFTPHYQILAYFKYLAGADNNIKIVNYGKTYENRELLVAVVSSKENMSNLEQLRKNNLSLSKAEAGALNLNKQPAVLWLSYNVHGNEASSSETAMKMLYTLAEGVNRQTKDWLKNTIVIIDPCLNPDGRERYINYYTSVAGLVPDVNPLSREHIEPWPGGRPNHYYFDLNRDWAWQSQVETQQRLVLYHQWMPEVHIDFHEQSYNEPYYFAPAAEPVHQDITAFQREFQVIAGKNNARYFDKNGWQYFTKERFDLLYPSYGDTYPLYNGAIGMTYEQGGIGAGLAVVTASGDSLTLKDRINHHLTTGLATLETVSDNSYKLVAEFKKYFTQAVAYPPGTYKTYVVKADNQSRMKKMAALLTKNNIKYAFGGDKTIAGFNFGTKKTALFRLGRNDMVISLKQPASVLANVLFEPQTIVTDSNTYDITAWALPYAYGLNAFGCKEVFVGEFPEPELRKDSVQTLVKPYGWVLSWDAVEDAQILIALHRANIKVRIAEQAFTVGGKVRQAGSLLVYRSENEKLNKFIEEDIAALSKKYRKPFFAIAGSYVEKGKDLGSSAYPLLPVPKVAMVAGQDISAQSVGEVWHFFEQELNYPLNIISEQSIGSLNLATTNVLILPDGSYMRRNMEKLEDWINLGGKVILLEDAISSVAGIKPFEIRKKEFPTATAKEGFFRNYNEKDRDNAADAIPGAIYKVTLDKSHPFSIGLGEVYYTLKTDDKIYEPLQKGWNVGVLKQDAYVTGIAGKNVQEKLTQGMLFGVQPSGKGNIIYLSCNLTFRSFWESGKQLFANTIFLVF encoded by the coding sequence ATGAAGAAAATTACGCTCTTATTTTTATCATTATTCATTTGCTTAACGGCTATTCAGGCGCAGATAAAATCTCCGGATACATTTTTAGGTTATCCACTAGGCACAAGGTTTACTCCACATTATCAAATTCTGGCTTATTTTAAATACCTGGCTGGAGCAGATAATAATATCAAAATCGTCAATTATGGCAAGACTTATGAGAATCGTGAATTATTAGTGGCTGTAGTCTCCTCAAAAGAGAACATGAGTAATCTTGAACAGCTTAGAAAGAATAATTTAAGTTTGAGTAAGGCAGAAGCAGGAGCACTCAATCTTAATAAACAGCCGGCTGTTTTGTGGTTAAGCTATAATGTACATGGAAATGAAGCCAGTTCATCAGAAACGGCAATGAAAATGCTGTACACTTTAGCTGAAGGGGTAAACCGGCAAACAAAAGACTGGCTGAAAAATACGATAGTTATCATTGATCCCTGTCTGAACCCTGATGGAAGAGAAAGGTATATTAATTATTATACAAGTGTGGCAGGTTTGGTCCCTGATGTGAATCCCCTTTCCAGAGAACATATTGAGCCATGGCCAGGAGGTCGCCCTAATCATTATTATTTTGATCTTAACAGGGACTGGGCCTGGCAATCGCAAGTTGAAACGCAACAGCGTCTGGTTTTATATCATCAGTGGATGCCTGAAGTACATATAGATTTTCATGAACAAAGTTATAATGAACCCTATTATTTTGCACCTGCTGCGGAACCGGTACATCAGGATATCACAGCTTTTCAACGCGAATTTCAAGTTATAGCAGGGAAAAATAACGCCAGATATTTCGATAAAAATGGGTGGCAATATTTTACAAAAGAGCGGTTCGATCTGTTATATCCTTCTTATGGGGATACTTATCCCTTATATAACGGTGCAATTGGAATGACTTACGAGCAAGGTGGGATTGGTGCTGGCTTAGCTGTTGTGACCGCTAGTGGCGACTCTTTAACTTTAAAGGACAGGATCAATCATCACCTGACAACAGGGCTGGCTACACTGGAAACGGTCTCTGATAATTCCTATAAGCTGGTTGCGGAGTTTAAAAAATATTTTACACAAGCCGTTGCTTATCCTCCTGGCACTTATAAAACCTATGTGGTGAAAGCAGATAACCAAAGCAGAATGAAAAAAATGGCTGCCTTGTTAACAAAAAATAATATCAAATATGCTTTTGGTGGTGATAAAACAATTGCAGGGTTTAATTTCGGGACAAAAAAGACGGCACTTTTCAGGTTGGGCAGGAATGATATGGTAATTAGCCTTAAACAACCAGCGTCTGTTTTAGCTAACGTGCTTTTTGAGCCTCAAACAATTGTAACGGATTCAAATACCTATGATATTACTGCCTGGGCATTACCTTATGCTTATGGTTTGAATGCTTTTGGGTGTAAAGAGGTATTTGTTGGTGAGTTCCCTGAACCCGAACTTCGAAAAGATAGTGTGCAAACACTGGTAAAGCCATATGGATGGGTTTTATCGTGGGATGCTGTGGAGGATGCTCAGATTTTAATCGCATTGCACAGGGCAAATATTAAGGTGCGTATTGCTGAACAAGCCTTTACTGTAGGAGGAAAGGTTCGCCAGGCAGGGTCATTATTGGTTTACAGATCTGAAAATGAGAAACTAAATAAGTTTATTGAAGAGGATATAGCTGCGCTTTCTAAAAAATACCGTAAACCCTTCTTTGCCATTGCTGGCAGTTATGTAGAGAAGGGAAAAGATTTGGGTTCTTCTGCTTATCCATTACTTCCTGTACCTAAAGTTGCGATGGTTGCCGGTCAGGACATTTCTGCTCAGAGTGTTGGAGAGGTCTGGCACTTTTTTGAACAGGAATTGAATTATCCATTGAATATTATATCCGAACAAAGTATTGGAAGCCTGAATCTGGCAACGACCAATGTCCTGATTTTGCCTGACGGATCTTATATGCGCAGAAATATGGAAAAATTAGAAGATTGGATTAACCTTGGTGGTAAGGTGATTCTTTTGGAAGATGCAATTTCAAGTGTAGCAGGCATCAAACCTTTTGAGATCAGAAAAAAGGAGTTTCCCACTGCTACGGCAAAAGAAGGGTTTTTTCGGAATTATAATGAAAAGGATAGAGATAATGCCGCAGATGCTATTCCGGGAGCTATTTATAAAGTTACCCTGGATAAGAGCCACCCTTTTTCCATAGGGCTGGGCGAAGTCTATTATACTTTGAAAACGGATGACAAGATTTATGAACCTTTACAAAAAGGCTGGAATGTTGGCGTGCTGAAACAGGATGCATATGTCACTGGAATTGCTGGTAAAAATGTACAGGAGAAATTAACACAGGGGATGTTATTTGGGGTGCAGCCCTCCGGTAAAGGAAATATTATCTATCTCTCTTGTAATTTAACATTTCGTTCGTTTTGGGAAAGTGGTAAGCAGCTTTTTGCTAATACTATATTTCTTGTGTTTTAG